The Tenrec ecaudatus isolate mTenEca1 chromosome 9, mTenEca1.hap1, whole genome shotgun sequence genome window below encodes:
- the LOC142456006 gene encoding putative G-protein coupled receptor 141, translating to MSYPSVAGIYNGSRNGTCNSIFTPCFTHLYCAVLAGGLLGVISILFLLAKMNTRSVTTTAVVNLVVVHSVFLLTVPFRLVYLIKRLWIFGLPFCKFVSSMLHIHMYLTFLFYVVILIIRYLIFFKRKDKVEFYRKLHAVAASTAMWLLVIVFVVPLVASKYGGVNEYDENHCFTFHRELSHKSVQIINYIIIFVVVATAIILLSVQVFIIASMVRKIRHSLLSHQEFWAQLKNLFFIGVIFICFLPYQFYRIYYLQVVTQLNDCGSNATFYNELFLSITAISCFDLLLFVFGGSHWFKQKIISLWNCLLCH from the coding sequence ATGAGCTACCCCAGTGTTGCTGGGATCTACAATGGTTCCCGGAACGGCACGTGCAATTCGATATTTACCCCCTGTTTCACACATCTCTACTGCGCAGTGCTTGCTGGAGGACTGCTGGGGGTCATCTCCATTTTGTTCCTGTTGGCGAAAATGAACACCAGATCGGTGACGACCACAGCCGTGGTTAACCTGGTGGTGGTCCACAGTGTTTTCCTCCTGACCGTGCCCTTCCGCTTGGTCTACCTGATCAAGCGGCTTTGGATCTTTGGCTTACCATTCTGCAAGTTCGTGAGTTCCATGCTGCACATCCACATGTACCTCACCTTCTTGTTCTATGTGGTGATTCTGATCATCAGGTACCTCATCTTCTTTAAGCgcaaggacaaagtagaattctaCAGAAAACTACATGCGGTGGCGGCCAGCACTGCCATGTGGCTGCTGGTGATTGTCTTTGTTGTGCCTCTGGTTGCGTCTAAATATGGGGGTGTGAATGAATATGATGAAAATCACTGTTTTACATTCCACAGAGAACTCTCTCATAAGTCGGTGCAAATCATCAACTACATCATAATCTTCGTGGTCGTGGCCACTGCCATCATTCTCTTGAGCGTCCAGGTCTTCATCATTGCGTCCATGGTGCGGAAGATACGCCACTCCTTGCTATCCCACCAGGAGTTCTGGGCCCAATTGAAAAACCTCTTTTTTATCGGAGTCATCTTTATTTGCTTCCTCCCCTATCAGTTTTATCGGATCTATTACTTACAAGTTGTGACACAATTAAACGACTGTGGCAGTAATGCTACATTTTATAATGAACTCTTCTTGAGTATAACAGCCATTAGCTGTTTCGATTTGTTGCTCTTTGTTTTCGGCGGAAGCCACTGGTTTAAGCAAAAGATTATTAGCCTATGGAACTGTCTTTTGTGCCATTAG